In Bos mutus isolate GX-2022 chromosome 10, NWIPB_WYAK_1.1, whole genome shotgun sequence, a single window of DNA contains:
- the TMEM30B gene encoding cell cycle control protein 50B — translation MTWSATARGAHQPDNTAFTQQRLPAWHPLLSASITLPLFFCAGLAFIGLGLGLYYSSNGIKELAYDYTGDSGTGNCSVCAMAGQGRAPPPPCSCAWYFSLPELFQGPVYLYYELTNFYQNNRRYGVSRDDSQLSGLPSSLRHPVNECAPYQYSAAGLPIAPCGAIANSLFNDSFSLWHQRQPNGPYVEVPLDRTGIAWWTDYHVKFRNPPLVNGSLALAFQGTAPPPNWHRPVYELSPDPNNTGFINQDFVVWMRTAALPTFRKLYARIRQGNYSAGLPRGAYRVNITYNYPVRAFNGHKSLIFSSISWMGGKNPFLGIAYLLVGSLCILVGFVMLVVYIRYQDQNDDEEDDE, via the coding sequence ATGACCTGGAGCGCCACCGCCCGGGGCGCCCACCAGCCCGACAACACCGCGTTCACGCAGCAGCGCCTCCCCGCCTGGCACCCGCTGCTGTCGGCCAGCATCACGCTGCCGCTCTTCTTCTGCGCCGGCCTGGCCTTCATAGGGCTGGGCCTGGGCCTCTACTACTCCTCCAATGGCATCAAGGAGCTCGCGTATGACTACACCGGCGACTCGGGTACCGGCAACTGCTCGGTGTGCGCCATGGCCGGCCAGGGCCGCGCGCCGCCGCCCCCCTGCTCGTGCGCCTGGTACTTCTCGCTGCCCGAGCTCTTCCAGGGCCCGGTGTACCTCTACTACGAGCTGACGAACTTCTACCAGAACAACCGGCGCTACGGCGTGTCCCGCGACGACTCGCAGCTGAGCGGGCTGCCGAGCTCGCTGCGCCACCCGGTCAACGAGTGCGCCCCCTATCAGTATAGCGCGGCCGGCCTGCCCATCGCGCCCTGCGGCGCCATCGCCAACAGCCTCTTCAACGACTCCTTCTCGCTGTGGCACCAGCGCCAGCCCAACGGGCCCTACGTCGAGGTGCCGCTCGACCGCACCGGCATCGCCTGGTGGACCGATTACCACGTCAAGTTCCGCAACCCGCCGCTGGTGAACGGCAGCCTGGCGCTGGCCTTCCAGGGCACCGCGCCCCCGCCCAACTGGCACCGGCCGGTCTACGAGCTGAGCCCCGACCCCAACAACACCGGCTTCATCAACCAGGACTTCGTGGTGTGGATGCGCACCGCTGCGCTGCCCACGTTCCGCAAGCTGTACGCGCGCATCCGCCAGGGCAACTACTCCGCCGGGCTGCCGCGGGGCGCCTACCGCGTCAACATCACCTATAACTACCCGGTGCGCGCCTTCAACGGCCACAAAAGCCTCATCTTCAGCAGCATCTCGTGGATGGGCGGCAAGAATCCATTCCTGGGCATCGCCTACCTGCTGGTCGGCTCCCTCTGCATCCTCGTGGGCTTTGTCATGCTGGTCGTCTACATTCGCTACCAGGACCAGAACGACGACGAGGAGGACGACGAGTGA